Proteins encoded within one genomic window of Methanosarcina barkeri str. Wiesmoor:
- a CDS encoding ABC transporter ATP-binding protein translates to MFQLIKKNLKGMALIYSLLAPLLMLIEVFMDLQQPRLMANIVDIGVQNRDSGYILSTGFKMVLCAFAGLIGGAGCGVIASFASMMLAGSLREELFHKIQSLSYTEIDHFKTSSLITRLTNDVTQIQNMFLMLLRGMVRSPLLCIGGIFMSFLLSPSLSIVFFIILPILITCVAFVMMRSVPLYTQMQFWLDKVNTVMRENLLGVRVIKAFNLEDKQNTLFSNVNTKFTEKSIRAQNLTFTLMPIATLVMNLSVVAILWFGGNMVVSENIETGKIMAFVNYLVQITNSLIMLVNMIINISRAQASAGRIKEVLVCEASIKECNSPVLPKNYDIEFKNVSFRYGESGEYVLKDLSFLFKEGQTVGIIGATGSGKSSVVSLIPRLYEATCGQVLIGGCDVKDMPVQHLRSSIGVVLQENILFHGTVKENMNFGNEEADEAKIWDGLQAAQAEDFIQALPYKLQSQVEQRGKNFSGGQKQRLSIARTLLKKPKILIFDDSTSAVDLSTEARLQFEIAKKMKENTVIVIAQRISGVMDADTILMLDHGSVIAKGTHKELLQSNEVYRNIAVSQLGKEVLLNATE, encoded by the coding sequence ATGTTTCAACTTATTAAAAAAAATCTTAAGGGCATGGCTCTGATTTATTCTTTACTTGCTCCTCTTTTGATGTTGATAGAAGTCTTCATGGACCTTCAACAACCCAGGCTTATGGCAAATATTGTGGATATAGGTGTTCAAAACAGAGATTCGGGATATATATTATCGACAGGCTTCAAAATGGTCCTTTGTGCGTTTGCCGGATTAATTGGCGGCGCAGGCTGCGGTGTGATCGCCTCGTTTGCATCTATGATGTTAGCCGGGAGTTTGAGAGAAGAGTTATTTCATAAAATACAGTCGCTTTCCTATACGGAAATTGACCATTTCAAAACATCGTCGCTTATTACAAGGCTGACCAACGATGTAACGCAAATTCAGAATATGTTTCTCATGTTGCTGCGTGGCATGGTACGTTCACCATTGTTGTGCATCGGCGGCATATTTATGTCCTTTTTGCTGAGTCCCAGTCTTTCAATTGTTTTCTTTATCATTTTGCCTATTCTCATCACTTGCGTCGCATTTGTGATGATGAGATCGGTGCCGCTTTATACGCAGATGCAGTTCTGGCTTGACAAGGTTAATACCGTCATGCGTGAAAATCTGCTGGGTGTACGTGTTATAAAAGCCTTTAATTTAGAAGACAAACAGAATACGCTTTTCAGCAACGTGAATACAAAATTTACAGAAAAAAGCATACGGGCACAGAACCTGACCTTTACACTGATGCCGATAGCTACTCTGGTTATGAATCTGAGCGTGGTTGCCATCCTATGGTTTGGAGGCAATATGGTCGTTTCCGAAAATATTGAAACCGGTAAGATAATGGCATTTGTCAATTACCTTGTGCAGATAACAAACTCTCTTATAATGCTTGTCAACATGATTATAAACATTTCACGCGCACAGGCATCTGCAGGACGTATAAAAGAGGTTTTAGTCTGTGAAGCGAGTATTAAGGAGTGCAATTCTCCAGTATTGCCAAAGAATTATGACATTGAGTTCAAAAATGTCAGTTTTAGATACGGTGAAAGCGGAGAATATGTTCTGAAAGACTTGTCGTTCCTATTTAAGGAAGGGCAGACAGTAGGCATTATCGGAGCTACCGGCTCAGGAAAGAGCTCAGTTGTAAGCCTGATTCCTCGGCTGTATGAGGCAACCTGCGGGCAGGTCCTGATCGGAGGTTGTGATGTTAAGGATATGCCAGTACAGCACCTGCGCAGTAGTATTGGGGTCGTGCTGCAGGAAAATATTCTTTTCCACGGAACAGTTAAAGAAAATATGAATTTTGGTAATGAAGAAGCAGACGAAGCGAAAATATGGGATGGCCTTCAAGCTGCTCAGGCAGAAGATTTTATTCAGGCCCTCCCTTACAAATTACAAAGTCAAGTTGAACAAAGAGGCAAAAACTTTTCAGGTGGACAAAAACAGCGCCTTTCCATAGCAAGAACTCTTCTGAAAAAGCCAAAAATTTTGATTTTTGATGACTCCACAAGCGCAGTTGACCTTTCTACCGAGGCACGCCTGCAGTTTGAAATTGCAAAAAAGATGAAAGAAAACACGGTAATCGTCATTGCGCAGCGTATATCCGGCGTTATGGACGCGGACACAATATTGATGCTTGACCATGGCAGCGTTATCGCGAAAGGCACCCATAAAGAATTACTGCAAAGCAACGAAGTATATCGCAATATAGCCGTTTCACAGCTTGGCAAGGAGGTGCTCTTGAATGCCACAGAATAA
- a CDS encoding ABC transporter ATP-binding protein, which produces MPQNNVMPHNMPHNITGRPAGGPSAFLQREKTEIKDVKGTFIRIIMYLGKWWRTLLIIFFCALVTTVITIIGIQLNGYAVDEFISKKDIAGLARICIIMILIYLVAVFSTYMQNSLMIRVAQKTSASIRNDLFSSLQKLPLKYFDTHSSGDLMSRLTNDVDNINLTLSQSVVQLFSGVISVVGMLIAMLLLSPLLTLIGLLTTPLMFFTSKVLAVKSQKFFKEQQYELGRLNGYIEEMVSGQKVIKVFSREKEVEGHFKEINEKLVSSSMKAQAISSVMGPVNNTINNLTYLIITVCGGVLIIKGFAGITVGVIFSFLLYMRNFTQPINNILNLFSTIQSALAGAERVFEVMDEEKEKDADNARDIQNIEGNVKIESVNFSYIPGKPVLKEATISAKKGQTIAIVGPTGAGKTTIINLLTKFYGIDDGAIYIDGKNINAITRKSLRQSISMVLQDTFLFSDTIRENIRYGRLTATDEEVEQAAKLAHAHDFIMQLPQGYDTILSDNGGNLSQGQRQLLSIARAMIAQSSVLILDEATSSIDTRTELIIQSALLKLMHGKTSFVIAHRLSTIKNADKIIVLDGGRVVETGTHSELLVSGGFYANLYKSQFKKGMAI; this is translated from the coding sequence ATGCCACAGAATAACGTGATGCCTCATAATATGCCTCATAATATTACAGGCCGCCCGGCAGGAGGACCAAGCGCTTTTCTTCAAAGGGAAAAAACGGAAATCAAGGACGTTAAGGGAACATTCATACGCATTATTATGTACCTTGGCAAATGGTGGCGCACATTGCTCATCATTTTTTTCTGTGCTCTTGTTACAACAGTGATCACCATTATCGGCATTCAACTAAACGGGTACGCAGTCGACGAGTTCATCTCTAAAAAGGATATTGCCGGACTTGCTCGCATCTGTATTATCATGATTCTTATTTACCTTGTTGCGGTTTTTTCTACTTACATGCAGAATTCCCTGATGATCCGTGTTGCTCAGAAAACTTCGGCTAGTATCCGGAACGATCTTTTCAGCAGCCTGCAAAAGCTGCCCCTCAAGTATTTTGATACCCACTCAAGCGGGGACCTCATGAGCCGCCTGACAAACGATGTTGACAACATCAACCTTACACTTTCACAGAGTGTCGTGCAGCTTTTTTCCGGCGTCATCAGCGTGGTCGGTATGTTGATAGCGATGCTGCTGCTCAGCCCGCTGCTTACGCTGATCGGGCTGCTGACAACGCCTCTGATGTTCTTTACGTCAAAAGTCCTTGCAGTAAAGTCTCAGAAGTTTTTTAAGGAACAGCAATATGAGCTTGGACGGCTTAACGGATATATCGAGGAAATGGTCTCCGGCCAAAAAGTTATTAAGGTCTTTTCCCGAGAAAAGGAGGTGGAGGGTCACTTCAAAGAAATCAATGAAAAGCTTGTTTCCAGTTCTATGAAAGCACAGGCAATAAGCAGCGTCATGGGACCTGTGAATAACACTATCAATAATCTGACCTATTTGATTATCACGGTCTGCGGTGGCGTTTTAATCATAAAGGGATTTGCGGGAATCACTGTTGGCGTAATATTTTCTTTCCTGCTCTATATGCGCAATTTTACCCAGCCAATCAACAATATTCTCAACCTTTTCAGCACTATCCAGTCAGCCCTTGCAGGCGCAGAGCGAGTGTTTGAGGTAATGGACGAGGAAAAAGAAAAAGATGCCGATAATGCCAGAGACATTCAAAACATTGAAGGCAACGTGAAAATTGAATCTGTTAATTTTTCATACATACCTGGTAAGCCTGTACTTAAAGAGGCAACAATTTCTGCGAAAAAAGGTCAGACAATTGCCATCGTGGGCCCTACGGGTGCTGGGAAAACAACCATTATCAATCTGCTCACCAAGTTTTATGGCATTGATGACGGAGCAATCTATATTGATGGAAAGAATATAAATGCCATTACTCGAAAGAGTCTGCGGCAGTCCATTTCAATGGTACTCCAGGATACTTTTCTTTTCTCGGACACCATACGCGAGAATATCCGCTATGGCAGGCTGACAGCAACGGATGAAGAAGTTGAACAGGCAGCAAAGCTGGCACATGCCCATGACTTTATTATGCAACTGCCACAGGGTTATGATACAATTCTTTCTGACAATGGCGGCAACCTTTCACAGGGACAGCGGCAATTGCTTAGTATTGCGAGAGCGATGATCGCACAATCTTCTGTGTTGATACTTGATGAAGCGACTTCTTCAATCGATACACGGACAGAGCTGATTATTCAGAGTGCTCTGCTCAAACTAATGCACGGAAAAACGAGTTTTGTTATCGCACACCGCCTTTCCACCATCAAAAACGCAGATAAAATCATCGTTTTAGACGGCGGTCGAGTAGTA